The following coding sequences lie in one Lysobacter capsici genomic window:
- a CDS encoding aldehyde dehydrogenase family protein gives MAKPNKKKPAKGLKSSYPYYLANRPVAANTELDVLDKYTGKRATRVAMADAAAVRKAIVAAHKAREAMAAFTPDRRRDVLEHCVRRFSERFEELALALCIEAGKPIKDARGEVTRLIDTFRIAAGEATRIDGQIIELQISERTRGYRGMVKRVPIGPCSFITPFNFPLNLVAHKVAPAIAAGCPFVLKPAIKTPVGALIIAEVLAETDLPEGAFSVLCCSNEDASLLVEDERIKLLSFTGGLIGWDLKARSGKKKVTLELGGNAACIVDADPGVSLDHVVERLVFGAYYQSGQSCISVQRIYAHADIYDKLRKKLKAAIGALRMGDPRVDTTFIGPVVDEDAAKRIQSWIDAAVKGGAKRINGGAREGNMIPATLLEKVPHDADLYRKEVFGPVALIEPFDDFDSALAQVNRSDFGLQAGVFTGRLDHAMKAWDVLDVGGVIVGDVPSFRVDNMPYGGVKDSGLGREGVRYAIEDMSEQRLLVIRDAVA, from the coding sequence ATGGCCAAGCCCAACAAGAAAAAACCCGCCAAGGGACTCAAGTCCAGCTACCCCTACTACCTCGCCAACCGCCCGGTCGCCGCCAACACCGAACTGGACGTGCTGGACAAGTACACCGGCAAGCGCGCGACCCGCGTCGCGATGGCCGACGCGGCCGCGGTGCGCAAGGCGATCGTCGCCGCGCACAAGGCGCGCGAGGCGATGGCCGCGTTCACTCCCGATCGCCGCCGCGACGTGCTCGAACACTGCGTGCGCCGCTTCAGCGAGCGCTTCGAAGAACTCGCGCTGGCGTTGTGCATCGAAGCGGGCAAGCCGATCAAGGACGCGCGCGGCGAAGTCACCCGCCTGATCGATACCTTCCGCATCGCCGCCGGCGAAGCCACCCGCATCGACGGCCAGATCATCGAACTGCAGATCTCCGAACGCACGCGCGGCTATCGCGGCATGGTCAAGCGCGTGCCGATCGGGCCGTGCAGCTTCATCACCCCGTTCAATTTCCCGTTGAACCTGGTCGCGCACAAGGTCGCGCCGGCGATCGCCGCCGGTTGCCCGTTCGTGCTCAAGCCGGCGATCAAGACGCCGGTCGGCGCATTGATCATCGCCGAGGTGCTGGCCGAAACCGACCTGCCCGAAGGCGCGTTCTCGGTGCTGTGCTGTTCGAATGAGGACGCGTCCTTGCTGGTCGAGGACGAGCGCATCAAGTTGCTCAGCTTCACCGGCGGCCTGATCGGCTGGGACCTCAAGGCGCGCTCGGGCAAGAAGAAAGTCACCCTGGAACTGGGCGGCAACGCGGCCTGCATCGTCGACGCCGATCCGGGCGTGAGCCTGGATCACGTGGTCGAACGGCTGGTGTTCGGCGCGTACTACCAAAGCGGCCAGAGCTGCATCAGCGTGCAGCGCATCTACGCGCACGCCGACATCTACGACAAACTGCGCAAGAAGCTCAAGGCCGCGATCGGCGCGCTGCGCATGGGCGATCCGCGGGTCGACACCACCTTCATCGGTCCGGTGGTCGACGAAGACGCGGCCAAGCGCATCCAGTCGTGGATCGACGCGGCGGTCAAGGGCGGCGCCAAGCGCATCAACGGCGGCGCGCGCGAAGGCAACATGATTCCGGCGACCTTGCTGGAGAAGGTTCCGCACGACGCGGACCTGTATCGCAAGGAAGTGTTCGGCCCGGTCGCGCTGATCGAACCGTTCGACGATTTCGACAGCGCCCTGGCCCAGGTCAACCGCAGCGATTTCGGCTTGCAGGCCGGCGTGTTCACCGGTCGCCTGGATCACGCGATGAAGGCCTGGGACGTGCTCGACGTCGGCGGCGTCATCGTCGGCGACGTGCCGAGCTTCCGGGTCGACAACATGCCCTACGGCGGGGTCAAGGATTCCGGCCTGGGCCGCGAAGGCGTGCGCTATGCGATCGAGGATATGAGCGAGCAGCGCTTGTTGGTGATTCGCGATGCGGTGGCCTGA
- a CDS encoding acetolactate synthase large subunit, whose amino-acid sequence MTKASDLFVAALEAEGVEYVFGIPGEENLDLLESMRTSTIKLVLTRHEQAAGFMAATYGRLTGKAGVCLSTLGPGATNLVTAAAYAQLGAMPMLMITGQKPIKTSKQGHFQIVDVVDTMRPLTKYTRQIVAADSIPARVREAFRRAEEERPGAVHLELPQDIAGDPTQARLIPASFSRRPVAEDKAIERAAQAIANARHPILMIGAGANRKTTSKTLDAFVAKLGIPYFTTQMGKGVLDEEGPLWLGNAALSDHDFVHRAIDAADCIINIGHDVIEKPPFFMREGRRTVIHVNYASAEVDAVYFPQIEVVGDIAHSVWRLSEAIEPQPHWDFAFFDRVRTAMLEHLRDRSDDDRFPLAPQRVVADLRSALSPRDVVCLDNGLYKLWFARNYRCREPNTLLLDNALATMGAGLPSAIGARIVCPDRKVVAVCGDGGFMMNSQELETAVRLGLDLVVLVLRDDAYGMIKWKQAHERYPSYGMDLGNPDFVAYARSYGARGHRPQSSDAFLPLLRQALETPGVDVIEVPIDYNDDDRILNEDIPRLAAAVQ is encoded by the coding sequence ATGACCAAGGCGTCCGACCTGTTCGTCGCCGCACTCGAAGCCGAAGGCGTCGAATACGTCTTCGGCATTCCCGGCGAGGAAAACCTCGACCTGCTCGAATCGATGCGCACCTCGACGATCAAGCTCGTCCTCACCCGCCACGAGCAAGCGGCCGGCTTCATGGCCGCGACCTACGGCCGCCTCACCGGCAAGGCCGGCGTGTGCCTGTCGACCCTGGGCCCGGGCGCGACCAACCTGGTCACCGCCGCGGCCTACGCCCAGCTCGGCGCCATGCCGATGCTGATGATCACCGGGCAGAAACCGATCAAGACCAGCAAGCAGGGCCATTTCCAGATCGTCGACGTGGTCGACACCATGCGCCCGCTGACCAAGTACACCCGCCAGATCGTCGCCGCCGACAGCATCCCGGCGCGGGTGCGCGAAGCCTTCCGTCGCGCCGAGGAAGAACGCCCGGGCGCGGTGCATCTGGAACTGCCGCAGGACATCGCCGGCGACCCGACCCAGGCGCGACTGATCCCCGCCTCGTTCTCGCGCCGCCCGGTCGCCGAGGACAAGGCGATCGAACGCGCCGCGCAGGCCATCGCGAACGCGCGCCATCCGATCCTGATGATCGGCGCCGGCGCCAACCGCAAGACCACCTCGAAAACCCTCGACGCCTTCGTCGCCAAGCTCGGTATCCCCTATTTCACCACCCAGATGGGCAAGGGTGTGCTCGACGAAGAAGGCCCGCTGTGGCTCGGCAACGCCGCGTTGTCGGACCACGACTTCGTCCATCGCGCGATCGACGCGGCCGACTGCATCATCAACATCGGCCACGACGTGATCGAGAAGCCGCCGTTCTTCATGCGCGAAGGCCGGCGCACGGTGATCCACGTCAACTACGCCAGCGCCGAAGTCGACGCGGTGTACTTCCCGCAGATCGAAGTGGTCGGCGACATCGCCCATTCGGTATGGCGATTGTCCGAAGCGATCGAGCCGCAACCGCACTGGGACTTCGCCTTCTTCGACCGCGTGCGCACGGCGATGCTCGAACACCTGCGCGATCGCAGCGACGACGACCGCTTCCCGCTGGCGCCGCAACGCGTCGTCGCCGACCTGCGCAGCGCGCTGTCGCCGCGCGACGTGGTCTGCCTCGACAACGGCCTGTACAAGCTGTGGTTCGCGCGCAACTACCGCTGCCGCGAACCCAACACCCTGCTGCTCGACAACGCCCTGGCGACGATGGGCGCCGGCCTGCCCTCGGCGATCGGCGCGCGCATCGTGTGTCCGGACCGCAAGGTCGTCGCGGTCTGCGGCGACGGCGGCTTCATGATGAATTCGCAGGAACTGGAAACCGCGGTGCGGCTGGGCCTGGACCTAGTCGTGCTGGTGCTGCGCGACGACGCCTACGGCATGATCAAGTGGAAACAGGCGCACGAACGCTACCCGAGTTACGGCATGGACCTGGGCAACCCCGACTTCGTCGCCTATGCGCGCAGCTACGGCGCGCGCGGGCATCGGCCGCAATCCAGCGATGCGTTCTTGCCGCTGCTGCGGCAAGCGCTGGAAACGCCGGGGGTGGATGTGATCGAGGTACCGATCGATTACAACGACGACGACCGTATTCTCAATGAGGATATTCCGAGGCTTGCGGCCGCAGTGCAGTAA
- a CDS encoding vWA domain-containing protein: MHARTSPAASPRLIRNHLGAALAAALALSLAACQATGDLAPSQSQAAQAPPKNQTVGTDATADIRSRNDAPADAAAAAEPAKAEAERANLGAATLVKPAGIVEAKSAAPAPISAAAPREQSLDRVEVTGSRVAPTYAKRMAMPSVAAAPASIGFLAPPPPPPAPPYSQPANTEKYAQREDNPVQRTREQPLSTFSIDVDTGSYTNVRRMLNDGVRPPADAVRAEEFINYFDYGHAAPTSLATPFKVSTELAPAPWNAQRQLLMIGIKGYEVPKKNLPPANLVFLIDTSGSMNSPDKLPLLKSAFSMLAKQLRPQDRISIVVYAGSAGLVLPPTPGDRQEEILAALDRLQAGGSTNGGDGIRLAYAMAKQAYVKNGVNRVILATDGDFNVGTVDNNALETMVADQRKSGVALTTLGFGSGNYNDELSEKLADVGDGNHAYIDTLQEARKVLVEEMGSTLLTIARDVKIQIEFNPALVAEYRLIGYENRLLKREDFANDKVDAGDIGAGHEVTALYELTPVGSSATRLPALRYANEAASSGGGNEIANLKLRYKRPGEDHSVLIETPVQRSSLRVVASEPMRMAASVAAFADALRGASQYDGWGWDQIAATARGLKQADPSGQRAEFVRLVERAKAQIGDLKPSSGVAISE; encoded by the coding sequence ATGCACGCTCGCACCTCGCCCGCCGCCTCACCGCGCCTGATCCGCAATCACCTCGGCGCGGCGCTGGCCGCCGCCCTCGCCCTGTCGCTGGCGGCTTGCCAGGCGACCGGCGATCTGGCCCCGTCGCAGTCGCAAGCCGCGCAGGCACCGCCCAAGAACCAAACCGTCGGCACCGACGCGACTGCCGACATCCGCTCACGCAACGACGCACCGGCCGACGCAGCCGCCGCAGCCGAACCCGCCAAGGCCGAAGCCGAGCGCGCCAACCTCGGCGCCGCGACCCTGGTCAAACCCGCTGGCATCGTCGAAGCCAAATCCGCCGCGCCCGCGCCGATCAGCGCCGCCGCCCCGCGCGAGCAATCGCTCGACCGGGTCGAAGTCACCGGCTCGCGCGTCGCCCCGACCTACGCCAAGCGCATGGCGATGCCCTCCGTCGCCGCCGCACCGGCCTCGATCGGCTTCCTCGCACCGCCGCCTCCGCCGCCCGCGCCGCCGTATTCGCAACCGGCCAACACCGAAAAATACGCCCAGCGCGAAGACAACCCGGTCCAGCGCACCCGCGAACAACCGCTGTCGACCTTCTCGATCGACGTCGACACCGGCAGCTACACCAACGTGCGGCGCATGCTCAACGACGGTGTGCGTCCGCCGGCCGACGCGGTGCGCGCCGAGGAGTTCATCAACTACTTCGACTACGGCCACGCCGCGCCGACCTCGCTGGCGACGCCGTTCAAGGTCAGCACCGAGCTCGCGCCGGCGCCGTGGAATGCGCAGCGTCAGCTGCTGATGATCGGCATCAAGGGCTATGAGGTGCCGAAGAAGAATCTGCCGCCGGCCAACCTGGTGTTCCTGATCGACACCTCCGGCTCGATGAATTCGCCCGACAAGCTGCCACTGCTCAAGAGCGCGTTCTCGATGCTCGCAAAACAGTTGCGGCCGCAGGACCGTATCTCGATCGTGGTCTACGCCGGTTCCGCTGGCCTGGTGCTGCCGCCGACGCCGGGCGACCGCCAGGAAGAGATTCTCGCCGCGCTCGATCGCCTGCAGGCCGGCGGCAGCACCAACGGCGGCGACGGCATCCGCCTGGCCTATGCGATGGCCAAGCAGGCCTACGTCAAGAACGGCGTCAACCGGGTGATCCTCGCCACCGACGGCGATTTCAACGTCGGCACGGTCGACAACAACGCCCTGGAAACCATGGTCGCCGATCAGCGCAAGAGCGGCGTCGCGTTGACCACGCTCGGCTTCGGCAGCGGCAACTACAACGACGAACTGTCCGAGAAACTGGCCGATGTCGGCGACGGCAACCACGCCTACATCGACACCTTGCAGGAAGCGCGCAAGGTGCTGGTCGAGGAAATGGGCTCGACCCTGCTGACCATCGCCCGCGACGTCAAGATCCAGATCGAATTCAACCCGGCGCTGGTCGCCGAGTACCGTTTGATCGGCTACGAAAACCGCCTGCTCAAGCGCGAGGATTTCGCCAACGACAAGGTCGATGCCGGCGATATCGGCGCGGGCCACGAAGTCACCGCCCTGTACGAGCTGACCCCGGTCGGCTCCAGCGCGACCCGGCTGCCGGCGCTGCGCTACGCCAACGAGGCCGCGAGCAGCGGCGGCGGCAACGAGATCGCCAACCTCAAGCTGCGCTACAAGCGCCCGGGCGAGGATCACAGCGTGTTGATCGAAACCCCGGTGCAGCGCTCCAGCCTGCGCGTGGTCGCGAGCGAACCGATGCGCATGGCCGCCTCGGTCGCCGCGTTCGCCGATGCGCTGCGCGGCGCCAGCCAGTACGACGGTTGGGGCTGGGACCAGATCGCGGCCACCGCGCGCGGCCTCAAGCAGGCCGATCCTTCCGGCCAGCGCGCCGAGTTCGTGCGCCTGGTCGAACGCGCCAAGGCCCAGATCGGCGACCTCAAGCCGAGCAGCGGCGTGGCGATCAGCGAGTAA